One Mya arenaria isolate MELC-2E11 chromosome 5, ASM2691426v1 genomic window carries:
- the LOC128236158 gene encoding protein amalgam-like → MDCKVISCIFNILLLNNVVFCHDPTIYMKYTFPDTRKVDGYNTIVVEKDKDCTLSCVIDKKPKTSELQWVAQIYRSNTTIAISTSTDTQNSFKYQLDKPATNIFRLKVQNVQVDDQGLYICRVQLHTQQFANVSRMIKVVQRPQVIDIFTSSNMVKEEGAPTELKCAADGIPKPLISWERAGGGILPSGGRELVSSSLKISKVNREHQGVYKCIAKNTAGMDVRRIKLDVKFTPRLASKAREVFQAVGYKRELKCEASGNPTPTKDQMMWFRNGNLLSAGKKYTFENYFGSNYVLMKMIIHDIVAEDYGQYSCYAENMQGSGETTILLTRSDTEVPDRLVAPSTGHLLSLSWTLIFTQFMYMVLIVPLSK, encoded by the exons ATGGATTGTAAAGTGATATCCTGTATTTTCAACATACTCCTTCTCAATAATGTGG TGTTTTGCCACGATCCTACGATCTATATGAAGTACACATTTCCTGACACCAGGAAGGTGGACGGCTACAACACCATCGTGGTCGAGAAGGATAAAGACTGTACACTGTCCTGTGTCATCGACAAGAAACCAAAAACTAGCGAg CTGCAATGGGTTGCCCAGATTTACCGGTCGAACACGACCATCGCCATCTCGACCTCCACGGACACTCAAAACTCCTTCAAATACCAGCTGGACAAGCCGGCCACCAACATCTTCCGCCTCAAGGTTCAGAACGTTCAGGTGGACGACCAGGGGCTGTACATATGCCGCGTTCAACTGCATACACAACAGTTTGCTAATGTCAGCAGGATGATCAAGGTCGTTC AGCGACCCCAGGTGATCGACATCTTCACGAGTTCAAACATGGTGAAGGAAGAAGGCGCCCCTACGGAACTAAAATGTGCCGCCGACGGGATCCCGAAACCCCTAATATCCTGGGAAAGGGCCGGTGGTGGCATTCTGCCGTCAGGAGGCAGGGAACTAGTT TCCTCAAGTCTGAAAATTAGCAAGGTAAATCGCGAACACCAAGGTGTGTACAAGTGCATCGCCAAGAATACTGCCGGGATGGACGTCCGTCGGATCAAACTAGACGTCAAAT TCACTCCCCGATTGGCCAGCAAAGCCCGGGAGGTGTTCCAGGCTGTCGGGTATAAACGTGAGCTCAAATGTGAGGCATCCGGCAACCCGACGCCGACCAAAGACCAGATGATGTGGTTCAGGAACGGGAATCTTCTGTCGGCGGGGAAAAA gtaCACGTTTGAGAACTACTTCGGCTCGAACTACGTCCTGATGAAGATGATCATACACGACATTGTGGCCGAGGACTACGGACAATACAGCTGCTATGCCGAAAACATGCAGGGGTCCGGAGAAACCACGATCCTCTTGAcaa GGTCCGACACGGAAGTCCCTGACAGACTGGTGGCCCCAAGCACAGGACACTTGCTATCGCTCTCCTGGACTTTAATATTCACGCAGTTCATGTACATGGTCTTGATAGTTCCACTCTCTAAATGA
- the LOC128235159 gene encoding protein toll-like isoform X1 produces MLAVFIQSLLLAHATVCLLACYNNSGYFEWHSGTRKPLCCPNECLGEERTDQCCSCTAEPCWEIRRNNENFSCPETLGQLDIEIVDVFGNAIIIRNPSASVTEVIYPGSLLTKIPENICDFADTLVKIDFSNNYIKNISMIKCLRKLDTIHLDNNLMRDVGNDTFSEMKNLRVLTLSNNNKLENIGPNVLDIGDQNICIVDFSQNDFLTFDVTNLFTPGPFCKINVSNGNIGDLTNELGYVLDTMNGPGDILAEQAGITHFFNFTALGIHFYELPKYFEGEIRIDASSFNCDCNIYPLVSTGVAYAKFWTNLNQSFSCNHPDWMKGKDMVTLLEENKYDELICELENCPSFCRCIDKPSENRVIVNCSDKGLTQFPDEMPFGYWNNKNIELLLARNVITEIPDTNYLWRLIKLDMSGNTIRKMNENALQNIHVDNMDQEGLIINGQMLDTLGKDFEEKDPHKIRFGDYPVRCDCQNLWVGDWIRINRAYNRLKYPKLRALNRVQDVVSYEERNSTMLDRLKWKLGPPANQRERCNKADDDFDKPKEDFEKEYDLFDRKSVTSGDGKVDGYSKSVFERLYEPKPLLCNCKYRKCYLHSEALDSMNNGAH; encoded by the exons ATGCTTGCTGTATTCATTCAGTCACTTTTGCTGGCACATGCCACTGTATGCCTACTGGCGTGTTACAACAATTCTGGATACTTTGAGTGGCACTCCGGCACGAGAAAACCTCTATGTTGTCCAAATGAGTGTCTTGGCGAGGAAAGAACGGATCAGTGCTGCTCGTGTACGGCAGAGCCATGTTGGGAAATACGGAGAAACAACGAGAACTTTTCCTGTCCCGAGACACTCGGACAATTAGATATTGAAATAGTGGACGTGTTTGGAAATGCGATCATTATTAGAAATCCGAGTGCGAGCGTAACTGAAGTTATTTATCCAGGAAGTTTATTGACGAAGATACCAGAGAACATTTGTGACTTTGCGGACACTCTTGTAAAGATTGATTTTTCAAACaactatattaaaaacatttcaatgataaaatgctTGAGAAAGTTGGATACGATACATTTGGATAACAATCTAATGAGAGACGTAGGCAATGATACATTTAGTGAAATGAAGAATCTTCGAGTTCTTACActgtcaaataataataagttggAAAATATAGGTCCGAACGTCCTTGACATTGGCGATCAGAATATATGTATTGTGGATTTTTCTCAGAACGATTTTCTTACATTTGATGTCACTAATTTGTTCACGCCCGGGCCGTTCTGCAAGATAAATGTGTCTAATGGAAACATTGGGGATCTCACAAATGAGCTTGGTTACGTCTTGGACACAATGAATGGGCCTGGTGACATACTAGCAGAACAGGCAGGCATCACACATTTCTTCAATTTTACGGCACTCGGCATCCATTTCTATGAACTCCCAAAATACTTCGAGGGTGAGATCCGCATTGATGCAAGTTCTTTCAACTGCGACTGCAACATTTACCCACTGGTTAGTACAGGTGTCGCTTATGCTAAGTTCTGGACAAACTTAAACCAGTCTTTTAGCTGTAATCATCCCGACTGGATGAAAGGTAAAGACATGGTAACGCTCCTTGAGGAGAACAAATATGATGAGCTTATTTGTGAGTTAGAAAACTGCCCTAGTTTCTGCCGATGTATTGACAAACCGAGTGAAAATAGAGTAATTGTTAACTGCTCCGACAAAGGTCTGACACAGTTTCCTGATGAAATGCCATTTGGATACTggaacaacaaaaacatcgagTTACTGTTAGCTAGGAATGTAATAACTGAAATCCCCGACACAAACTATTTGTGGCGATTGATAAAACTAGACATGAGCGGAAATACAATAAGGAAAATGAATGAGAATGCCTTGCAAAACATACATGTCGACAACATGGACCAAGAAGGACTCATTATTAATGGCCAAATGTTAGACACGCTTGGAAAAGATTTTGAAGAAAAGGATCCACACAAGATCAGATTTGGCGACTATCCCGTTAGATGTGACTGCCAGAACCTTTGGGTAGGGGATTGGATCAGAATCAACCGTGCGTATAACAGGTTAAAAT ATCCTAAACTTCGTGCTCTGAACAGAGTACAAGATGTTGTCAGTTATGAAGAACGGAATTCTACCATGTTGGACAGACTAAAATGGAAACTAGGTCCACCAGCGAATCAAAGAGAAAGATGCAACAAGGCAGATGATGATTTCGATAAACCtaaagaagattttgaaaaggAGTATGATTTGTTTGACAGAAAAAGTGTAACTTCTGGTGATGGCAAAGTAGATGGTTACTCAAAATCAGTGTTTGAGCGATTGTATGAACCGAAGCCATTATTATGCAATTGTAAATACCGAAAATGTTATCTGCACAGCGAAGCTCTAGACAGTATGAACAACGGTGCACATTGA
- the LOC128235159 gene encoding protein toll-like isoform X2 encodes MLAVFIQSLLLAHATVCLLACYNNSGYFEWHSGTRKPLCCPNECLGEERTDQCCSCTAEPCWEIRRNNENFSCPETLGQLDIEIVDVFGNAIIIRNPSASVTEVIYPGSLLTKIPENICDFADTLVKIDFSNNYIKNISMIKCLRKLDTIHLDNNLMRDVGNDTFSEMKNLRVLTLSNNNKLENIGPNVLDIGDQNICIVDFSQNDFLTFDVTNLFTPGPFCKINVSNGNIGDLTNELGYVLDTMNGPGDILAEQAGITHFFNFTALGIHFYELPKYFEGEIRIDASSFNCDCNIYPLVSTGVAYAKFWTNLNQSFSCNHPDWMKGKDMVTLLEENKYDELICELENCPSFCRCIDKPSENRVIVNCSDKGLTQFPDEMPFGYWNNKNIELLLARNVITEIPDTNYLWRLIKLDMSGNTIRKMNENALQNIHVDNMDQEGLIINGQMLDTLGKDFEEKDPHKIRFGDYPVRCDCQNLWVGDWIRINHPKLRALNRVQDVVSYEERNSTMLDRLKWKLGPPANQRERCNKADDDFDKPKEDFEKEYDLFDRKSVTSGDGKVDGYSKSVFERLYEPKPLLCNCKYRKCYLHSEALDSMNNGAH; translated from the exons ATGCTTGCTGTATTCATTCAGTCACTTTTGCTGGCACATGCCACTGTATGCCTACTGGCGTGTTACAACAATTCTGGATACTTTGAGTGGCACTCCGGCACGAGAAAACCTCTATGTTGTCCAAATGAGTGTCTTGGCGAGGAAAGAACGGATCAGTGCTGCTCGTGTACGGCAGAGCCATGTTGGGAAATACGGAGAAACAACGAGAACTTTTCCTGTCCCGAGACACTCGGACAATTAGATATTGAAATAGTGGACGTGTTTGGAAATGCGATCATTATTAGAAATCCGAGTGCGAGCGTAACTGAAGTTATTTATCCAGGAAGTTTATTGACGAAGATACCAGAGAACATTTGTGACTTTGCGGACACTCTTGTAAAGATTGATTTTTCAAACaactatattaaaaacatttcaatgataaaatgctTGAGAAAGTTGGATACGATACATTTGGATAACAATCTAATGAGAGACGTAGGCAATGATACATTTAGTGAAATGAAGAATCTTCGAGTTCTTACActgtcaaataataataagttggAAAATATAGGTCCGAACGTCCTTGACATTGGCGATCAGAATATATGTATTGTGGATTTTTCTCAGAACGATTTTCTTACATTTGATGTCACTAATTTGTTCACGCCCGGGCCGTTCTGCAAGATAAATGTGTCTAATGGAAACATTGGGGATCTCACAAATGAGCTTGGTTACGTCTTGGACACAATGAATGGGCCTGGTGACATACTAGCAGAACAGGCAGGCATCACACATTTCTTCAATTTTACGGCACTCGGCATCCATTTCTATGAACTCCCAAAATACTTCGAGGGTGAGATCCGCATTGATGCAAGTTCTTTCAACTGCGACTGCAACATTTACCCACTGGTTAGTACAGGTGTCGCTTATGCTAAGTTCTGGACAAACTTAAACCAGTCTTTTAGCTGTAATCATCCCGACTGGATGAAAGGTAAAGACATGGTAACGCTCCTTGAGGAGAACAAATATGATGAGCTTATTTGTGAGTTAGAAAACTGCCCTAGTTTCTGCCGATGTATTGACAAACCGAGTGAAAATAGAGTAATTGTTAACTGCTCCGACAAAGGTCTGACACAGTTTCCTGATGAAATGCCATTTGGATACTggaacaacaaaaacatcgagTTACTGTTAGCTAGGAATGTAATAACTGAAATCCCCGACACAAACTATTTGTGGCGATTGATAAAACTAGACATGAGCGGAAATACAATAAGGAAAATGAATGAGAATGCCTTGCAAAACATACATGTCGACAACATGGACCAAGAAGGACTCATTATTAATGGCCAAATGTTAGACACGCTTGGAAAAGATTTTGAAGAAAAGGATCCACACAAGATCAGATTTGGCGACTATCCCGTTAGATGTGACTGCCAGAACCTTTGGGTAGGGGATTGGATCAGAATCAACC ATCCTAAACTTCGTGCTCTGAACAGAGTACAAGATGTTGTCAGTTATGAAGAACGGAATTCTACCATGTTGGACAGACTAAAATGGAAACTAGGTCCACCAGCGAATCAAAGAGAAAGATGCAACAAGGCAGATGATGATTTCGATAAACCtaaagaagattttgaaaaggAGTATGATTTGTTTGACAGAAAAAGTGTAACTTCTGGTGATGGCAAAGTAGATGGTTACTCAAAATCAGTGTTTGAGCGATTGTATGAACCGAAGCCATTATTATGCAATTGTAAATACCGAAAATGTTATCTGCACAGCGAAGCTCTAGACAGTATGAACAACGGTGCACATTGA
- the LOC128234916 gene encoding uncharacterized protein LOC128234916 has translation MGQTQTTSIVVNEIAVDSETCDISDICWLSDGKFLLTDRANSRLKILNAAYKFITSITLEGSPFGVCETELSQAAVTCQTPRGPDRIQLISTNNGLTKKGDIEVPCRCNGIAYTGGLLYVCCGRTFDTDDNKDGGHIRLYSLSGTMNYCIPNSSEEMIFYEPLYIVASDDVKHVHVTDAKNGVVTIDTRRNVHYTVPTQSDFTSPRGICETSCDNIIVCDSKSNALVDMILTKTKVEVTVKESGRLENPQAVCFDGKKGNILVACGNSNSIELFSAY, from the exons ATGGGACAGACACAAACGACCTCTATTGTAGTAAATGAAATAGCAGTGGACTCGGAGACGTGTGATATCAGTGATATCTGCTGGCTCTCAGATGGAAAGTTTTTGCTTACAGACAGAGCTAACTCAAGGCTCAAAATTCTGAACGCTGCTTACAAGTTCATAACATCAATAACATTGGAAGGGTCACCGTTCGGAGTCTGTGAAACAGAGTTAAGCCAAGCTGCGGTGACCTGCCAAACGCCGAGAGGTCCCGACAGAATCCAGCTGATTTCAACCAATAATGGACTTACCAAGAAAGGAGATATTGAG GTACCCTGCCGCTGTAACGGTATTGCCTACACTGGCGGATTATTGTACGTCTGCTGTGGAAGGACCTTCGATACAGACGATAACAAGGATGGCGGCCATATTCGGTTGTATTCCCTCTCTGGAACAATGAACTACTGTATACCAAACTCTTCTGAAGAAATG ATATTTTATGAACCGCTCTACATCGTCGCCAGTGATGACGTCAAACATGTGCACGTGACTGACGCGAAAAATGGTGTGGTTACCATAGATACGAGAAGAAATGTTCACTACACTGTTCCTACACAGTCAGATTTTACTAGCCCACGTGGTATATGTGAAACATCTTGTGACAATATTATTGTATGTGATAGCAAATCGAACGCTCTCGTGGACATGATCTTGACAAAAACTAAGGTCGAGGTCACAGTTAAGGAATCTGGAAGGTTGGAAAATCCTCAAGCAGTGTGTTTTGATGGAAAGAAAGGAAACATTTTGGTTGCATGTGGTAATTCTAACAGCATTGAACTATTTAGTGCTTATTGA